The following coding sequences lie in one Brevibacterium marinum genomic window:
- a CDS encoding rhodanese-like domain-containing protein, whose product MDEESVSVNEIPEGAAIIDVREDDEWEAGHIDGAVHVPLGELPTRLDDLPLDDDMYVICRTGGRSHRAVAWLTNNGFDAYNVTGGMGSWNLDNGKPIVSETDDEPWVK is encoded by the coding sequence ATGGATGAAGAATCAGTCTCCGTGAATGAGATCCCCGAGGGTGCCGCCATCATCGACGTCCGCGAGGACGACGAATGGGAGGCCGGGCACATCGATGGTGCGGTGCACGTGCCGCTGGGAGAACTGCCCACCCGCCTCGACGACCTGCCTCTCGATGACGACATGTACGTCATCTGCCGCACCGGCGGTCGCTCCCACCGTGCCGTGGCCTGGCTGACGAACAACGGCTTCGACGCCTACAACGTCACCGGCGGCATGGGCTCTTGGAACCTCGACAACGGCAAGCCGATCGTGTCAGAGACCGACGACGAGCCCTGGGTGAAGTGA
- a CDS encoding MFS transporter, whose protein sequence is MSAAPAPSDHVEDRASWTPMIGLFLAQVLMSFNVAALPISLGGMVEDFGVAPTVASSTIVVYGLAVAALVMTGAKLGQRIGWVVIFRIVLIVFAGSSLLMIFSRTVAWAIAGQILAGAAAAIIVPALVALIAENYRGSQQAAAVGSLGSARAFSGMSAFLIGGTLGTLVGWRPIFFITLGLAVIVFALSFKLRSDKGDPTIRIDLVASVLIGGAIVLLTMGFNNLNAWGIVSAEDGAPFSIAGLSPAPVFVVVGVVLGQAFFMWTRRRVAKGKVPLVDISVLARPTERAAVYAMFVIVAMEAAVNFTVPTYIQVVQGRTPFDTSMAMLPFNLTVFVTATLIVRFYKRYSPRTIALFSFGLTTVALVWLAFVVTNNWETLPTILGLIVFGIGQGALVTLVFNVLVTAAPKHLAGDVGSIRGTAQNLASAVGTAVMGAVLVTTLSAGITGAVEDHPELPEELVAQVDLDNINFTSNDELKEVLSTTTATQAQIDEAVELNAQQRLRTLKLGFLILAGISVAAALPASRLPKYRPDEIPDPAK, encoded by the coding sequence GTGTCCGCTGCACCCGCCCCTTCCGATCACGTCGAGGACCGTGCATCCTGGACACCGATGATCGGGCTGTTCCTCGCCCAGGTCCTCATGTCCTTCAACGTCGCAGCCCTGCCGATCTCGTTGGGCGGAATGGTCGAGGACTTCGGTGTCGCGCCCACCGTCGCCTCGTCGACGATCGTCGTCTACGGACTCGCCGTCGCAGCCCTTGTCATGACCGGTGCGAAGCTCGGCCAGCGAATCGGCTGGGTCGTCATCTTCCGCATCGTCCTCATCGTGTTCGCCGGATCATCGCTGCTGATGATCTTCTCGCGCACGGTGGCCTGGGCTATCGCCGGGCAGATCCTCGCCGGTGCCGCCGCGGCCATCATCGTCCCCGCTCTCGTCGCGCTCATCGCAGAGAACTACCGGGGCTCTCAGCAGGCGGCGGCGGTGGGGTCCCTCGGTTCGGCACGTGCGTTCTCCGGCATGAGCGCATTCCTCATCGGCGGAACACTGGGCACCCTGGTCGGCTGGCGGCCGATCTTCTTCATCACCCTCGGACTGGCCGTCATCGTCTTCGCACTCAGCTTCAAACTGCGTTCGGACAAAGGTGATCCCACGATCCGCATCGACCTCGTCGCCTCGGTGCTCATCGGCGGTGCGATCGTGCTGCTGACGATGGGATTCAACAATCTCAACGCCTGGGGGATCGTCAGTGCCGAGGACGGTGCTCCGTTCTCCATCGCAGGTCTGTCCCCGGCACCGGTCTTCGTCGTCGTCGGAGTCGTCCTCGGCCAGGCCTTCTTCATGTGGACGCGTCGGCGCGTCGCCAAGGGGAAGGTGCCGCTGGTCGACATCAGCGTCTTGGCCAGGCCCACCGAACGTGCCGCCGTGTACGCCATGTTCGTCATCGTCGCGATGGAGGCCGCGGTGAACTTCACTGTGCCCACCTACATCCAGGTCGTGCAGGGGCGCACCCCGTTCGACACCTCGATGGCGATGCTTCCTTTCAACCTCACGGTCTTCGTCACCGCTACTCTGATCGTGCGGTTCTACAAGCGCTATTCTCCCCGCACGATCGCTCTCTTCTCCTTCGGCCTGACCACCGTGGCTTTGGTGTGGTTGGCCTTCGTGGTCACGAACAACTGGGAGACCCTGCCGACGATCCTCGGACTGATCGTCTTCGGAATCGGCCAGGGGGCGCTCGTGACCCTCGTGTTCAACGTCCTGGTCACCGCGGCTCCGAAGCATCTGGCCGGGGACGTCGGCTCGATCCGCGGGACTGCCCAGAACTTGGCCTCGGCTGTCGGCACAGCGGTGATGGGTGCCGTGCTCGTCACGACGCTGAGCGCCGGGATCACCGGTGCGGTCGAGGACCATCCGGAGCTGCCCGAGGAGCTCGTGGCCCAGGTCGACCTCGACAACATCAACTTCACCAGCAACGACGAACTCAAGGAGGTCCTCAGCACCACCACCGCGACACAGGCTCAGATCGACGAGGCGGTGGAACTCAACGCCCAGCAGCGTCTGCGTACCCTGAAGCTCGGATTCCTCATCCTGGCCGGCATCAGCGTGGCCGCGGCACTGCCGGCTTCACGTCTGCCGAAATATCGCCCCGACGAGATCCCGGATCCTGCGAAGTAG
- the glsA gene encoding glutaminase A, with protein sequence MFEGEPSEAEQRAFTGDLPSVSATARTIAEAHRRYRGLDDGDIADYIPVLAEADPSWFGLSLVDTGGEVHEAGDVEMTFSIQSISKAFVFALVCQARSHEFVHERIGVNNTGLPFNSVMAIELNDGSPMNSMVNAGAIATSALATGETPAEKWETIRTGLSRFAGRSLDLDGRVYRSEIETNQRNKALARLLESYGRIITDPLDSVDIYTRQCSLSVTAHDLAVMGATLADGGVNPLTRERVVAAEVARDTLALLASCGMYENSGEWLFEIGLPAKSGVSGGIVAIAPGKAAIGAFSPRLDSAGNSVRGQRACFDLARTLGMNLFASTPESPPR encoded by the coding sequence TTGTTCGAGGGCGAACCGAGCGAAGCAGAGCAGCGTGCCTTCACCGGTGATCTTCCCTCCGTATCGGCGACCGCACGGACCATCGCCGAGGCTCACCGACGTTACCGTGGTCTCGACGACGGCGACATCGCCGATTACATCCCCGTCCTCGCTGAGGCCGATCCCAGCTGGTTCGGCCTCAGCCTCGTCGATACCGGCGGTGAGGTCCACGAGGCCGGTGACGTCGAGATGACCTTCTCCATCCAATCGATCTCCAAGGCCTTCGTCTTCGCCCTCGTCTGCCAGGCCCGCAGTCACGAATTCGTCCACGAGCGCATCGGGGTCAACAACACGGGGCTGCCCTTCAACTCGGTGATGGCCATCGAACTCAATGACGGCAGTCCCATGAACTCGATGGTCAACGCCGGCGCGATCGCCACATCGGCACTCGCGACCGGTGAGACCCCTGCAGAGAAGTGGGAGACCATCCGCACCGGGCTCTCCCGGTTCGCGGGACGCAGCCTCGACCTCGACGGACGCGTCTACCGCTCCGAGATCGAGACCAACCAGCGCAACAAGGCGCTGGCCAGACTGTTGGAGAGCTATGGGCGCATCATCACCGACCCCTTGGACAGCGTCGACATCTACACCCGCCAATGTTCGCTGTCCGTGACCGCCCACGACCTCGCCGTCATGGGGGCGACCCTGGCAGACGGGGGCGTGAACCCTCTGACTCGCGAACGCGTGGTCGCCGCCGAGGTGGCCCGTGACACCCTCGCCCTGCTGGCCTCGTGTGGGATGTATGAGAACAGCGGCGAATGGCTCTTCGAGATCGGTCTGCCCGCGAAGTCCGGGGTCTCGGGCGGGATCGTCGCCATCGCACCGGGCAAGGCGGCGATCGGCGCGTTCTCACCGCGCCTCGACTCCGCCGGCAACAGTGTCCGGGGTCAGCGAGCCTGTTTCGACCTCGCCCGCACGCTGGGAATGAACCTCTTCGCGTCGACCCCAGAATCACCGCCTCGCTGA
- the pgm gene encoding phosphoglucomutase (alpha-D-glucose-1,6-bisphosphate-dependent): protein MTTRAGQLAQDRDLVDIPALLDSYYDLVPDPSVPAQAVSFGTSGHRGSSFNRAFNEAHIAAITAAIVDFRKNQGIHGPIFLGRDTHALSEPAFLTVLEVLAAAEVDALIDERDGFTPTPVLSHAILGFNAGKSASEPQADGIIVTPSHNPPSDGGIKYNPPHGGPAGSETTTWIAERANAYLEAGWEKIPRTGFQRAFHLENTENFDFIANYTEDLESVIDLDVIRSSGIEIGADPLGGASVDYWAAIAEDFDLNLTVVHPEIDPAWSFMTLDWDENIRMDCSSPYAMAGLIASRSDFDIATGNDADADRHGIVTPDAGLMNPNHYLATAIDYLIDNRPEWSSSAGIGKTLVTSSIVDRIVAAHDRRLFEVPVGFKWFVPGLLDSTLSFGGEESAGASFLRRSGKVWSTDKDGIIMALLAAEMTAKTGQTPSQRYAGLAANFGTSVYARQDAPATREQKAKLGSLEASQVKAKTVGGEPVTSTLTSAPGNNAPIGGLKVTTENSWFAVRPSGTEDVYKIYAESLRDEDHLRAVQHDARTLVDGVLEHPGPNTPQGSPGTR from the coding sequence ATGACTACTCGCGCCGGCCAGCTGGCCCAGGATCGGGATCTCGTTGACATCCCCGCACTGCTCGACTCGTATTACGACCTCGTCCCCGATCCCTCCGTGCCCGCTCAGGCCGTGAGTTTCGGAACCTCGGGGCACCGCGGCTCGAGCTTCAACCGTGCGTTCAACGAGGCCCATATCGCAGCGATCACTGCCGCCATCGTCGACTTCCGCAAGAACCAGGGCATCCACGGCCCCATCTTCCTGGGCCGTGACACCCACGCGCTCAGCGAACCCGCGTTCCTCACGGTCCTCGAGGTCCTCGCCGCCGCCGAGGTTGACGCGCTCATCGACGAGCGCGACGGCTTCACGCCCACCCCGGTGCTCTCCCACGCGATCCTCGGCTTCAACGCCGGGAAGTCCGCATCCGAGCCTCAGGCCGACGGCATCATCGTCACCCCCAGCCACAATCCGCCGTCCGACGGCGGCATCAAGTACAATCCGCCCCACGGCGGACCGGCAGGCTCGGAGACGACGACGTGGATCGCCGAACGTGCGAACGCCTACCTCGAAGCCGGGTGGGAGAAGATCCCGCGGACCGGGTTCCAACGCGCCTTCCACCTGGAGAACACCGAGAACTTCGACTTCATCGCCAACTACACCGAAGACCTCGAATCGGTCATCGATCTCGACGTCATCCGCAGCTCCGGCATCGAGATCGGTGCGGACCCCCTGGGCGGAGCCAGCGTCGACTACTGGGCCGCGATCGCCGAGGACTTCGACCTGAATCTCACGGTCGTCCACCCGGAGATCGACCCCGCCTGGTCTTTCATGACCCTCGACTGGGACGAGAACATCCGCATGGATTGCTCCTCCCCCTACGCCATGGCCGGGCTCATCGCCTCCCGCAGCGACTTCGACATCGCCACCGGCAACGATGCCGATGCCGACCGTCACGGCATCGTGACCCCCGACGCGGGCCTGATGAACCCCAACCACTATCTGGCGACCGCGATCGACTACCTGATCGACAATCGGCCGGAATGGTCATCTAGCGCCGGCATCGGCAAAACGCTGGTCACCTCCTCGATCGTCGACCGCATCGTGGCCGCCCATGACCGCCGCCTGTTCGAGGTTCCCGTCGGGTTCAAATGGTTCGTGCCCGGTCTGCTCGACTCGACACTGTCATTCGGCGGGGAGGAGTCCGCGGGAGCATCGTTCCTGCGTCGCAGCGGCAAGGTCTGGTCAACGGACAAGGACGGCATCATCATGGCCCTCCTGGCCGCCGAGATGACAGCGAAGACCGGACAGACTCCCTCCCAGCGCTATGCGGGACTGGCCGCGAACTTCGGCACCAGCGTCTACGCCCGCCAGGACGCCCCGGCCACCCGCGAGCAGAAGGCGAAGCTCGGTTCGCTGGAGGCCTCCCAGGTGAAGGCGAAGACCGTCGGCGGTGAACCTGTGACCTCGACACTCACCTCGGCGCCGGGAAACAATGCACCCATCGGCGGCCTCAAGGTCACGACCGAGAACTCCTGGTTCGCTGTCAGACCCTCCGGCACGGAGGACGTGTACAAGATCTACGCGGAGTCGCTGCGCGACGAGGACCACCTGCGGGCCGTCCAGCACGATGCGCGGACGCTGGTGGATGGGGTGCTGGAGCACCCCGGACCGAATACGCCTCAGGGCTCGCCCGGGACTCGATGA
- the fdxA gene encoding ferredoxin, whose product MTYVIAQPCIDVKDKSCVDECPVDCIYEGERSLYIHPDECIDCGACEPVCPVEAIFYEDDVPEEWADYYTYNVEFFDELGSPGGAAGLGNTGRDHSAIAALPPQNQDVEL is encoded by the coding sequence ATGACCTATGTGATCGCGCAGCCGTGCATCGACGTCAAGGACAAGTCGTGTGTCGATGAATGTCCTGTCGACTGCATCTACGAAGGCGAACGCAGTCTCTACATCCATCCCGACGAATGCATCGACTGCGGTGCCTGTGAACCGGTCTGTCCCGTCGAGGCGATCTTCTACGAGGATGATGTCCCGGAGGAGTGGGCGGACTATTACACCTACAACGTCGAGTTCTTCGACGAGCTCGGTTCCCCGGGAGGCGCGGCGGGTCTGGGCAACACTGGCCGAGACCACTCGGCCATCGCCGCTCTGCCACCCCAGAACCAGGACGTCGAACTGTGA
- a CDS encoding aminotransferase, producing the protein MARIDEFAVEQWMNAHEESCRYNLAETCVRSLTVDELVELTGEKAAFWDDLGRTRLTYGPIIGSPRLRELVAGLYDDESADDVMITHGAIGANALVYSVLVEAGDHVVTVVPTYQQHYSIPQSMGAEVDLVHLRAADDWLPRTEEIAAAVRPTTKVIALNNPNNPTGALIAREQLEAIVEIAREAGAWVVCDEVYRGVDQNGDGFTVSVADLYEKGISTGSMSKSFALAGLRLGWILGPRDFLDAVAIHRDYTTISVGRIDDALAVVALENRDTVLERSHRITRENLAIVDDWVSSREDLSYVKPQSGTTALIRYDADIGSYDFCTRLLEAAGVMFTPGDAFDIPKTFRIGFADDKEVLTTGLELTGEFLNSLGN; encoded by the coding sequence ATGGCCCGTATTGACGAGTTCGCTGTCGAGCAGTGGATGAATGCCCATGAGGAGTCGTGCCGGTACAACCTCGCCGAAACGTGCGTGCGATCGCTGACCGTGGACGAACTCGTCGAGCTCACCGGCGAAAAGGCGGCCTTCTGGGACGACCTCGGAAGAACCCGGCTGACCTATGGCCCGATCATCGGCAGCCCGCGGCTGCGCGAGCTCGTGGCAGGCCTCTACGACGACGAGAGCGCCGACGATGTGATGATCACTCACGGAGCGATCGGAGCCAATGCCCTCGTCTATTCGGTGCTGGTCGAGGCCGGCGATCATGTCGTGACCGTCGTTCCGACCTACCAGCAGCATTACTCGATCCCACAGAGCATGGGCGCCGAGGTTGACCTCGTTCACCTGCGAGCCGCCGACGACTGGCTGCCGCGCACTGAGGAGATTGCTGCCGCAGTGAGGCCGACGACGAAGGTCATCGCGCTCAACAACCCCAATAACCCCACCGGCGCCCTCATCGCGCGCGAGCAGCTCGAAGCCATCGTCGAAATTGCCCGTGAAGCCGGCGCCTGGGTGGTCTGTGACGAGGTGTATCGCGGGGTCGACCAGAACGGCGACGGGTTCACCGTCTCCGTCGCCGACCTCTACGAAAAGGGAATCTCGACCGGCAGCATGTCGAAGTCCTTTGCTTTGGCAGGGCTGCGCCTGGGGTGGATCCTCGGACCCCGCGACTTCCTGGACGCCGTCGCGATCCATCGTGATTACACCACGATCAGCGTCGGGCGCATCGACGATGCGCTCGCCGTCGTGGCATTGGAGAACCGAGACACGGTCCTCGAACGCTCACACCGGATCACCCGTGAGAACCTCGCGATCGTCGACGACTGGGTGAGTTCGCGTGAAGACCTCAGCTATGTGAAGCCGCAATCGGGAACCACAGCTCTCATCCGCTACGACGCGGACATCGGCTCCTACGACTTCTGCACCCGGCTGCTGGAGGCCGCCGGGGTCATGTTCACTCCCGGCGACGCCTTCGACATTCCGAAGACCTTCCGGATCGGCTTCGCCGACGACAAGGAGGTGCTCACGACCGGATTGGAGCTGACCGGGGAGTTCCTCAACAGTCTCGGGAATTGA
- a CDS encoding helix-turn-helix domain-containing protein, whose amino-acid sequence MSTMSARIQTFLDRVGSRVRELRKGREWTIQRLADEASLSRRMLTQIELGQANPSLATIDRIAHALGTSFADLALAERSPLDADGGHTLAWEGPRGSTAYILGASSVPGTELWRWHLGPSVRYQAEADRTGAEEILHILSGELVLCLAGETRTLDAGTSTRISTDRSYSYTAGDDDSVDFIRVVIGA is encoded by the coding sequence ATGTCAACGATGAGCGCCCGCATCCAGACCTTCCTCGATCGCGTCGGAAGTCGGGTCCGCGAGCTTCGCAAGGGGCGGGAATGGACCATCCAACGGCTTGCCGACGAGGCGTCGCTGAGCCGGCGCATGCTCACTCAGATCGAATTGGGCCAGGCGAACCCGAGCCTGGCGACCATCGACCGGATCGCCCATGCCCTCGGGACCAGTTTTGCCGATCTGGCACTGGCCGAGCGGAGCCCGCTGGATGCGGATGGCGGTCACACTCTGGCGTGGGAGGGTCCTCGCGGAAGCACCGCGTACATCCTCGGCGCGTCCTCGGTTCCGGGCACCGAACTGTGGCGGTGGCACTTGGGACCGAGCGTGCGGTATCAGGCTGAAGCCGATCGCACCGGAGCCGAGGAGATCCTCCACATCCTGTCCGGGGAGCTCGTACTGTGCCTTGCCGGCGAGACACGGACGCTTGATGCTGGAACGTCGACTCGGATCTCGACCGACCGGTCGTACTCATACACAGCCGGTGACGACGACTCGGTCGACTTCATCAGGGTCGTCATCGGCGCCTGA
- a CDS encoding MFS transporter translates to MENSPAETPQPPGKRSASRSRVNVLRWQIGYGTFGVPQAAAPIAFALLALPLTGSAESGAGLVFAMTAAQILGSVPITRLGRRFGSVGYLRTLISFRTLGLLAVTVLAAVSAPFGSLMIAVVVAGLVNGAAYGYMRTLLNHLVEPSGMPRALGIAATLNEIAFAASPVLASLLGAWSPVAAMAAVTILGAGPMLLMPSIPEPRSAPAALRSRRRAPVPGAVWIWLFASGATGASIAGIEVGAVSFALSFGLSPAWAFLFALAMCIGSVLGGVWVSIRNRMPGRWKVVSFFAITTVAFALLLVDGHIGLTLTGALIVGWFLPMLDTFYLLALDALAPEERRAEMFALLRTTNALGIMATSGLLALLGLTAALVGALGLLAIATVLAGVYFTRGRRRRGVVALG, encoded by the coding sequence ATGGAGAACTCTCCGGCCGAAACGCCGCAGCCACCGGGCAAGCGCAGCGCCTCACGTTCGCGCGTGAACGTGCTGCGCTGGCAGATCGGGTACGGGACCTTCGGCGTTCCGCAGGCGGCGGCACCCATCGCCTTCGCCCTCCTCGCATTGCCGCTCACCGGGTCCGCCGAGTCAGGGGCCGGCCTCGTCTTCGCGATGACGGCGGCGCAGATCCTCGGCTCGGTGCCCATCACCCGATTGGGCCGGCGATTCGGCAGCGTCGGTTACCTGCGCACGCTCATCTCCTTCCGAACCCTCGGCCTGCTCGCCGTGACGGTCCTGGCCGCGGTCTCGGCACCGTTCGGCTCCCTGATGATCGCCGTCGTCGTGGCCGGTCTGGTCAACGGCGCCGCCTACGGCTACATGCGGACACTGCTCAATCACCTCGTCGAACCGTCAGGGATGCCGCGTGCCCTGGGGATCGCCGCGACTCTCAATGAGATCGCATTCGCCGCATCACCTGTCCTGGCCTCACTGCTCGGGGCGTGGTCACCGGTCGCAGCCATGGCTGCTGTGACAATCCTCGGCGCTGGGCCGATGCTGCTCATGCCCAGCATCCCCGAGCCACGGTCGGCACCTGCTGCGCTGCGTTCGAGACGTCGGGCTCCCGTGCCTGGTGCTGTCTGGATCTGGCTGTTCGCCTCGGGCGCGACGGGGGCCTCAATCGCGGGCATCGAAGTGGGCGCGGTGTCCTTCGCCCTGTCGTTCGGGCTGAGCCCGGCCTGGGCGTTCCTGTTCGCCTTGGCGATGTGCATCGGCTCCGTCCTCGGCGGAGTGTGGGTGAGCATCCGCAACCGCATGCCAGGGCGCTGGAAGGTCGTATCCTTCTTCGCCATCACCACGGTCGCCTTCGCACTGCTCCTCGTCGACGGGCATATCGGGCTGACACTGACCGGGGCTCTCATCGTCGGATGGTTCCTGCCGATGCTCGACACCTTCTATCTCCTCGCCCTCGACGCCCTTGCACCCGAGGAGCGGCGGGCAGAGATGTTCGCACTGCTGCGCACGACGAACGCCCTGGGGATCATGGCCACCAGCGGGCTGCTCGCGCTGCTCGGGCTGACAGCGGCGCTCGTCGGGGCCCTCGGACTGCTCGCCATCGCAACGGTGTTGGCCGGTGTGTACTTCACGCGAGGGCGGCGGAGACGTGGCGTGGTGGCGTTGGGGTGA
- a CDS encoding LCP family protein — MTDNSSFDDLLDSQDERSQRPRRKKKVWRKVLVVVLVIVILGVLGVGIYLWNVGRTFDQNANKLTDEQIFGTQRPDDRKEDGGTNILLLGSDESMDEVDVNDSRGLRSDTIMVMHLPEDGSKVQIMSIPRDSWVDIEGYGKAKINAALSYGGLPLAVSTVSDFIGTDLDHVAIIDFDGFKALTDSLGGVTVHSEQSFEKNGYTFTQGENLLNGDEALTFVRERKSFKDGDFQRARNQQAFIRGLTSEIISADTLSNPMKIQDMVEDFSPYMYVDSGLDAQYISATAFDMRDVRPGDIEFFTSPTAGVGTSPNGQSIVNVDEEELGKVQDAFQNDTLDEYVKNAPESHL; from the coding sequence ATGACGGACAACAGCAGTTTCGATGACCTGCTCGACAGCCAGGACGAGCGATCGCAGCGCCCCCGACGCAAGAAGAAAGTGTGGCGCAAGGTCCTCGTCGTCGTGCTCGTCATCGTCATCCTCGGCGTCCTCGGCGTCGGCATCTACCTGTGGAACGTCGGCAGAACGTTCGACCAGAATGCCAATAAGCTCACCGATGAGCAGATCTTCGGCACCCAGCGTCCCGATGACCGGAAGGAAGACGGCGGAACGAACATTCTGCTGCTGGGCTCCGACGAATCGATGGACGAGGTCGACGTCAATGACTCCCGCGGGCTGCGCTCGGACACGATCATGGTCATGCACCTGCCCGAGGACGGTTCGAAGGTCCAGATCATGTCGATCCCGCGTGACAGCTGGGTCGACATCGAGGGCTACGGCAAGGCGAAGATCAACGCCGCACTCTCCTACGGCGGACTGCCGCTGGCCGTGTCCACGGTCTCGGACTTCATCGGCACCGACCTCGATCACGTGGCGATCATCGACTTCGACGGCTTCAAGGCCCTGACCGACAGCCTCGGCGGGGTAACGGTGCACTCGGAGCAGAGCTTCGAGAAGAACGGGTACACCTTCACCCAGGGAGAGAACCTCCTCAACGGCGACGAGGCGCTGACCTTCGTGCGCGAACGCAAGTCCTTCAAGGACGGCGATTTCCAGCGCGCCCGCAACCAGCAGGCCTTCATCAGGGGGCTGACCAGCGAGATCATCTCCGCCGATACACTGTCGAACCCGATGAAGATCCAGGACATGGTCGAGGACTTCTCCCCGTACATGTACGTCGACTCCGGCCTCGACGCCCAGTACATCTCCGCCACGGCCTTCGACATGCGCGATGTCCGCCCCGGTGACATCGAGTTCTTCACCTCCCCGACGGCGGGCGTGGGAACCTCGCCCAACGGTCAGTCGATCGTCAACGTCGACGAGGAGGAGCTGGGCAAGGTCCAGGACGCGTTCCAGAACGACACCCTCGACGAGTACGTGAAGAACGCCCCGGAGTCGCACCTGTAG
- a CDS encoding MFS transporter, translated as MFNNYREILSLPGALKFSLAGLVARMPIAVLSLGIVLFIQGVSGSYGMAGIVAAVFMVVQALAGPGIARMVDRLGQSRVMVPIVIVHLVALTLLIVSVYQDWWVGLLLVFAGVGGATVGSVGSLVRSRWSNTVDSPNQLQTAFSWESVADELLFVSGPVVATVLATAVWAPAGIILSMISTAVGSTLLYIQKATEPPPIERSGEAKGHVVSNPGIFAIIIVNVFLGVNFGAIDVIAVAFSEELGVKSLAGLLLSALAFGSLLCGALYGAKTWTTPSHHRFGIAVSLLAVTVSLMLLAQDMWSFGVLLFFVGSTIAPSLIGANSVVEQLAPPRRLTEAFAWLGTSLAFGVAFGSAIAGNIIDTHNAKTAMLLPAGCVILGAILALSLLRRLNPSRSSHEARLRKDALRE; from the coding sequence GTGTTCAACAACTATCGGGAAATTCTGTCTCTTCCCGGTGCCCTCAAGTTCTCCCTGGCCGGGCTGGTTGCGCGCATGCCCATCGCAGTTCTGAGCTTGGGAATCGTCCTCTTCATCCAAGGCGTGAGCGGCTCCTACGGAATGGCGGGCATCGTCGCCGCCGTCTTCATGGTCGTCCAGGCTCTGGCGGGCCCCGGGATCGCTCGCATGGTCGACCGCTTGGGCCAGTCCCGGGTGATGGTGCCCATCGTCATCGTGCACCTGGTCGCCTTGACCCTGCTCATCGTCAGCGTCTACCAGGACTGGTGGGTGGGACTGCTGCTCGTCTTCGCCGGCGTCGGCGGAGCCACCGTGGGCTCCGTCGGCTCACTGGTCCGTTCCCGGTGGTCGAACACCGTCGACAGCCCCAATCAGCTCCAGACCGCCTTCTCCTGGGAGTCCGTGGCCGATGAGCTGCTCTTCGTCTCCGGACCAGTCGTGGCCACCGTCCTCGCCACGGCCGTGTGGGCACCCGCGGGCATCATCCTGTCGATGATCTCCACTGCGGTCGGGTCGACCCTGCTCTACATCCAGAAGGCAACGGAACCACCGCCGATCGAACGCAGCGGCGAGGCCAAAGGGCATGTCGTGTCCAATCCCGGCATCTTCGCGATCATCATCGTCAATGTGTTCCTCGGAGTGAACTTCGGTGCCATCGACGTCATCGCCGTGGCCTTCTCCGAAGAGCTCGGGGTGAAGTCGCTGGCAGGTCTGCTGCTCAGCGCCCTCGCCTTCGGCTCGCTGCTGTGCGGCGCCCTGTACGGAGCCAAGACCTGGACCACTCCCAGCCACCACCGGTTCGGCATCGCGGTGTCGCTGTTGGCCGTGACCGTCAGCCTGATGCTGCTGGCTCAGGATATGTGGTCATTCGGCGTGCTGCTCTTCTTCGTCGGGTCGACCATCGCCCCGAGCCTCATCGGCGCGAACTCCGTGGTCGAGCAGCTGGCCCCGCCCCGGCGGCTGACCGAAGCGTTCGCGTGGCTCGGGACCTCACTGGCGTTCGGCGTCGCCTTCGGCTCGGCCATCGCCGGGAACATCATCGACACGCACAACGCCAAGACCGCCATGCTGCTGCCCGCCGGGTGCGTGATCCTCGGAGCGATCCTGGCCCTCTCGCTGCTCAGGCGCCTCAACCCTTCGCGGTCCAGCCACGAAGCCCGGCTGCGGAAGGACGCCCTGCGCGAGTGA